A region from the Lutra lutra chromosome 1, mLutLut1.2, whole genome shotgun sequence genome encodes:
- the SLC26A6 gene encoding solute carrier family 26 member 6 isoform X2, translated as MELRNRDYHVERPLMNQQQLEELGQRTSATRTYQWRTWFQCSRARARALLFQYLPVLSWLPRYPLRDWLLGDLLAGLSVAIMQLPQGLAYALLAGLPPVFGLYSSFYPVFVYFLFGTSRHISVGTFAVMSVMVGSVTESLAPDENFLQGVNATVDEVARDHFRVQLASTLSVLVGLFQVGLGLVRFGFVVTYLSEPLVRGYTTAASVQVFVSQLKYVFGLQLSSRSGPLSLIYTVLEVCSLLPRSVVGTVVTALVSGVVLVLLKLLSDKLHRYLPMPIPGELLTLIGATGISYGVGLKSRFGVDVVGDIPAGLVPPAAPSPQLFASLVGYAFTIAVVGFAIAISLGKIFALRHGYRVDSNQELVALGLSNLIGGIFQCFPVSCSMSRSLVQEGSGGNTQVAGAVSSLFILIIIVKLGELFRDLPKAVLAAAIIVNLKGMLKQFTDIPSLWKSNRMDLLIWLVTFVATILLNLDIGLAIAVVFSLLLVVFRTQLPRYSVLGQVPDTDIYQDVAEYSEAREVPGVKVFRSSATLYFANAELYSDALKKRCGVDVDHLISKKKKWLRKQEQKLKRMQKTLQKQTAASEGTSVSVQVNTNIRDVESNNVDDSTARASAGKELEDTTSSGQEDAKAANGSTLKALGLPQPHFHSLVLDLGALSFVDTVCIKSLKNIFRDFREIEVEVYMAACHAPVVSQLEAGHFFDASVTKQHLFASVHDAVLFALQHPRSSPASPVLTTKL; from the exons ATGGAGCTGAGGAATAGAGACTACCATGTGGAGCGGCCACTGATGAACCAGCAACAGCTGGAGGAGCTGGGGCAACGGACTTCAGCCACCAGGACCTACCAGTGGCGAACCTGGTTTCA GTGCTCCCGTGCTCGGGCCCGAGCCCTTCTGTTCCAGTACCTCCCAGTTTTGTCCTGGCTACCCCGGTATCCCTTGCGTGATTGGCTCCTGGGCGACCTTTTGGCTGGCCTGAGTGTGGCCATTATGCAGCTCCCACAGG GCCTAGCCTATGCCCTCCTGGCTGGACTGCCCCCTGTGTTCGGCCTCTACAGCTCTTTCTATCCTGTCTTTGTCTACTTCCTGTTTGGCACTTCCCGGCACATCTCCGTGG GCACCTTTGCTGTCATGTCTGTGATGGTGGGCAGTGTGACAGAATCCCTGGCCCCGGATGAGAACTTCCTGCAGGGTGTGAATGCCACCGTGGATGAGGTGGCCAGAGACCACTTCCGGGTGCAGCTGGCCTCCACGCTCAGTGTCCTTGTCGGCCTCTTCCAG GTGGGGCTGGGTCTGGTCCGCTTCGGCTTCGTGGTTACCTACCTGTCGGAGCCCCTCGTCCGAGGCTATACCACAGCCGCGTCCGTGCAGGTCTTCGTCTCACAGCTCAAGTATGTGTTTGGCCTCCAGCTGAGCAGCCGCTCTGGGCCGCTGTCCCTCATCTAT ACAGTGCTGGAGGTCTGCTCGCTGCTGCCTCGGAGTGTGGTCGGCACGGTGGTCACTGCGTTGGTGTCAGGGGTGGTACTAGTGCTGCTGAAGCTGCTCAGCGACAAGCTGCACCGATACCTGCCCATGCCGATCCCTGGGGAGCTGCTCACG ctcatcGGGGCCACAGGCATCTCCTATGGCGTGGGCCTGAAGTCTAGATTTGGGGTGGATGTTGTGGGCGACATCCCTGCAGG GCTCGTGCCCCCAgcggcccccagcccccagctgttCGCCAGCCTGGTGGGATATGCCTTCACCATCGCTGTGGTTGGTTTTGCCATTGCCATCTCCCTGGGGAAGATCTTCGCCCTGAGGCACGGCTACCGGGTGGACAGCAACCAG GAGCTGGTGGCTCTCGGCCTCAGTAACCTCATTGGGGGCATCTTCCAGTGCTTCCCCGTGAGCTGCTCCATGTCCCGCAGCCTGGTGCAGGAGGGCTCTGGGGGCAACACACAG GTGGCTGGAGCTGTCTCCTCCCTCTTTATCCTCATTATCATCGTCAAACTTGGGGAGCTCTTCAGAGATCTGCCCAAG gctgtgCTGGCGGCTGCCATTATCGTGAACTTGAAGGGTATGTTGAAGCAGTTCACCGACATTCCTTCCCTCTGGAAGTCAAATCGAATGGATCTG CTCATCTGGCTGGTGACCTTTGTGGCCACCATCTTGCTGAACCTGGACATAGGCCTGGCGATCGCTGTCGTCTTCTCCCTGCTCCTCGTGGTCTTCCGCACGCAGCT GCCCCGCTACTCTGTCTTGGGGCAGGTACCAGACACGGATATTTACCAAGATGTGGCCGAATACTCAGAG gcCAGGGAGGTCCCAGGCGTGAAGGTCTTCCGCTCCTCGGCCACCTTGTACTTCGCTAATGCTGAGCTCTACAGCGACGCGCTGAAGAAGAGG TGTGGTGTGGACGTTGACCACCTCATCTCGAAGAAGAAGAAGTGGCTCAGGAAGCAGGAGCAGAAGCTGAAACGGATGCAGAAGACCCTCCAGAAACAG ACTGCTGCCTCCGAGGGCACTTCTGTTTCCGTCCAAGTCAACACCAACATCAGAGACGTGGAGAGCAACAATGTGGACGACTCCACGGCCAGG GCGAGCGCAGGGAAAGAGCTAGAGGATACAACAAGCAGCGGTCAAGAAGATGCCAAGGCCGCAAACGGGTCCACACTGAAGGCCCTGGGCCTGCCTCAGCCACACTTCCACAGCCTCGTTCTGGACCTGGGCGCCCTCTCCTTCGTGGACACTGTGTGCATCAAGAGCCTGAAGAAC ATTTTCCGCGATTTCCGAGAGATCGAGGTGGAGGTGTACATGGCTGCCTGCCACG CTCCTGTGGTCTCCCAGCTTGAGGCTGGGCACTTCTTCGATGCATCAGTCACTAAGCAGCATCTCTTTGCTTCTGTCCACGATGCTGTGCTCTTTGCCCTCCAGCACCCGCGGTCCAGCCCTGCCAGCCCTGTTTTG ACAACCAAACTCTGA
- the SLC26A6 gene encoding solute carrier family 26 member 6 isoform X1, giving the protein MELRNRDYHVERPLMNQQQLEELGQRTSATRTYQWRTWFQCSRARARALLFQYLPVLSWLPRYPLRDWLLGDLLAGLSVAIMQLPQGLAYALLAGLPPVFGLYSSFYPVFVYFLFGTSRHISVGTFAVMSVMVGSVTESLAPDENFLQGVNATVDEVARDHFRVQLASTLSVLVGLFQVGLGLVRFGFVVTYLSEPLVRGYTTAASVQVFVSQLKYVFGLQLSSRSGPLSLIYTVLEVCSLLPRSVVGTVVTALVSGVVLVLLKLLSDKLHRYLPMPIPGELLTLIGATGISYGVGLKSRFGVDVVGDIPAGLVPPAAPSPQLFASLVGYAFTIAVVGFAIAISLGKIFALRHGYRVDSNQELVALGLSNLIGGIFQCFPVSCSMSRSLVQEGSGGNTQVAGAVSSLFILIIIVKLGELFRDLPKAVLAAAIIVNLKGMLKQFTDIPSLWKSNRMDLLIWLVTFVATILLNLDIGLAIAVVFSLLLVVFRTQLPRYSVLGQVPDTDIYQDVAEYSEAREVPGVKVFRSSATLYFANAELYSDALKKRCGVDVDHLISKKKKWLRKQEQKLKRMQKTLQKQTAASEGTSVSVQVNTNIRDVESNNVDDSTARQASAGKELEDTTSSGQEDAKAANGSTLKALGLPQPHFHSLVLDLGALSFVDTVCIKSLKNIFRDFREIEVEVYMAACHAPVVSQLEAGHFFDASVTKQHLFASVHDAVLFALQHPRSSPASPVLTTKL; this is encoded by the exons ATGGAGCTGAGGAATAGAGACTACCATGTGGAGCGGCCACTGATGAACCAGCAACAGCTGGAGGAGCTGGGGCAACGGACTTCAGCCACCAGGACCTACCAGTGGCGAACCTGGTTTCA GTGCTCCCGTGCTCGGGCCCGAGCCCTTCTGTTCCAGTACCTCCCAGTTTTGTCCTGGCTACCCCGGTATCCCTTGCGTGATTGGCTCCTGGGCGACCTTTTGGCTGGCCTGAGTGTGGCCATTATGCAGCTCCCACAGG GCCTAGCCTATGCCCTCCTGGCTGGACTGCCCCCTGTGTTCGGCCTCTACAGCTCTTTCTATCCTGTCTTTGTCTACTTCCTGTTTGGCACTTCCCGGCACATCTCCGTGG GCACCTTTGCTGTCATGTCTGTGATGGTGGGCAGTGTGACAGAATCCCTGGCCCCGGATGAGAACTTCCTGCAGGGTGTGAATGCCACCGTGGATGAGGTGGCCAGAGACCACTTCCGGGTGCAGCTGGCCTCCACGCTCAGTGTCCTTGTCGGCCTCTTCCAG GTGGGGCTGGGTCTGGTCCGCTTCGGCTTCGTGGTTACCTACCTGTCGGAGCCCCTCGTCCGAGGCTATACCACAGCCGCGTCCGTGCAGGTCTTCGTCTCACAGCTCAAGTATGTGTTTGGCCTCCAGCTGAGCAGCCGCTCTGGGCCGCTGTCCCTCATCTAT ACAGTGCTGGAGGTCTGCTCGCTGCTGCCTCGGAGTGTGGTCGGCACGGTGGTCACTGCGTTGGTGTCAGGGGTGGTACTAGTGCTGCTGAAGCTGCTCAGCGACAAGCTGCACCGATACCTGCCCATGCCGATCCCTGGGGAGCTGCTCACG ctcatcGGGGCCACAGGCATCTCCTATGGCGTGGGCCTGAAGTCTAGATTTGGGGTGGATGTTGTGGGCGACATCCCTGCAGG GCTCGTGCCCCCAgcggcccccagcccccagctgttCGCCAGCCTGGTGGGATATGCCTTCACCATCGCTGTGGTTGGTTTTGCCATTGCCATCTCCCTGGGGAAGATCTTCGCCCTGAGGCACGGCTACCGGGTGGACAGCAACCAG GAGCTGGTGGCTCTCGGCCTCAGTAACCTCATTGGGGGCATCTTCCAGTGCTTCCCCGTGAGCTGCTCCATGTCCCGCAGCCTGGTGCAGGAGGGCTCTGGGGGCAACACACAG GTGGCTGGAGCTGTCTCCTCCCTCTTTATCCTCATTATCATCGTCAAACTTGGGGAGCTCTTCAGAGATCTGCCCAAG gctgtgCTGGCGGCTGCCATTATCGTGAACTTGAAGGGTATGTTGAAGCAGTTCACCGACATTCCTTCCCTCTGGAAGTCAAATCGAATGGATCTG CTCATCTGGCTGGTGACCTTTGTGGCCACCATCTTGCTGAACCTGGACATAGGCCTGGCGATCGCTGTCGTCTTCTCCCTGCTCCTCGTGGTCTTCCGCACGCAGCT GCCCCGCTACTCTGTCTTGGGGCAGGTACCAGACACGGATATTTACCAAGATGTGGCCGAATACTCAGAG gcCAGGGAGGTCCCAGGCGTGAAGGTCTTCCGCTCCTCGGCCACCTTGTACTTCGCTAATGCTGAGCTCTACAGCGACGCGCTGAAGAAGAGG TGTGGTGTGGACGTTGACCACCTCATCTCGAAGAAGAAGAAGTGGCTCAGGAAGCAGGAGCAGAAGCTGAAACGGATGCAGAAGACCCTCCAGAAACAG ACTGCTGCCTCCGAGGGCACTTCTGTTTCCGTCCAAGTCAACACCAACATCAGAGACGTGGAGAGCAACAATGTGGACGACTCCACGGCCAGG CAGGCGAGCGCAGGGAAAGAGCTAGAGGATACAACAAGCAGCGGTCAAGAAGATGCCAAGGCCGCAAACGGGTCCACACTGAAGGCCCTGGGCCTGCCTCAGCCACACTTCCACAGCCTCGTTCTGGACCTGGGCGCCCTCTCCTTCGTGGACACTGTGTGCATCAAGAGCCTGAAGAAC ATTTTCCGCGATTTCCGAGAGATCGAGGTGGAGGTGTACATGGCTGCCTGCCACG CTCCTGTGGTCTCCCAGCTTGAGGCTGGGCACTTCTTCGATGCATCAGTCACTAAGCAGCATCTCTTTGCTTCTGTCCACGATGCTGTGCTCTTTGCCCTCCAGCACCCGCGGTCCAGCCCTGCCAGCCCTGTTTTG ACAACCAAACTCTGA
- the SLC26A6 gene encoding solute carrier family 26 member 6 isoform X3, which produces MELRNRDYHVERPLMNQQQLEELGQRTSATRTYQWRTWFQCSRARARALLFQYLPVLSWLPRYPLRDWLLGDLLAGLSVAIMQLPQGLAYALLAGLPPVFGLYSSFYPVFVYFLFGTSRHISVGTFAVMSVMVGSVTESLAPDENFLQGVNATVDEVARDHFRVQLASTLSVLVGLFQVGLGLVRFGFVVTYLSEPLVRGYTTAASVQVFVSQLKYVFGLQLSSRSGPLSLIYTVLEVCSLLPRSVVGTVVTALVSGVVLVLLKLLSDKLHRYLPMPIPGELLTLIGATGISYGVGLKSRFGVDVVGDIPAGLVPPAAPSPQLFASLVGYAFTIAVVGFAIAISLGKIFALRHGYRVDSNQELVALGLSNLIGGIFQCFPVSCSMSRSLVQEGSGGNTQVAGAVSSLFILIIIVKLGELFRDLPKAVLAAAIIVNLKGMLKQFTDIPSLWKSNRMDLLIWLVTFVATILLNLDIGLAIAVVFSLLLVVFRTQLPRYSVLGQVPDTDIYQDVAEYSEAREVPGVKVFRSSATLYFANAELYSDALKKRCGVDVDHLISKKKKWLRKQEQKLKRMQKTLQKQTAASEGTSVSVQVNTNIRDVESNNVDDSTARQASAGKELEDTTSSGQEDAKAANGSTLKALGLPQPHFHSLVLDLGALSFVDTVCIKSLKNLLWSPSLRLGTSSMHQSLSSISLLLSTMLCSLPSSTRGPALPALF; this is translated from the exons ATGGAGCTGAGGAATAGAGACTACCATGTGGAGCGGCCACTGATGAACCAGCAACAGCTGGAGGAGCTGGGGCAACGGACTTCAGCCACCAGGACCTACCAGTGGCGAACCTGGTTTCA GTGCTCCCGTGCTCGGGCCCGAGCCCTTCTGTTCCAGTACCTCCCAGTTTTGTCCTGGCTACCCCGGTATCCCTTGCGTGATTGGCTCCTGGGCGACCTTTTGGCTGGCCTGAGTGTGGCCATTATGCAGCTCCCACAGG GCCTAGCCTATGCCCTCCTGGCTGGACTGCCCCCTGTGTTCGGCCTCTACAGCTCTTTCTATCCTGTCTTTGTCTACTTCCTGTTTGGCACTTCCCGGCACATCTCCGTGG GCACCTTTGCTGTCATGTCTGTGATGGTGGGCAGTGTGACAGAATCCCTGGCCCCGGATGAGAACTTCCTGCAGGGTGTGAATGCCACCGTGGATGAGGTGGCCAGAGACCACTTCCGGGTGCAGCTGGCCTCCACGCTCAGTGTCCTTGTCGGCCTCTTCCAG GTGGGGCTGGGTCTGGTCCGCTTCGGCTTCGTGGTTACCTACCTGTCGGAGCCCCTCGTCCGAGGCTATACCACAGCCGCGTCCGTGCAGGTCTTCGTCTCACAGCTCAAGTATGTGTTTGGCCTCCAGCTGAGCAGCCGCTCTGGGCCGCTGTCCCTCATCTAT ACAGTGCTGGAGGTCTGCTCGCTGCTGCCTCGGAGTGTGGTCGGCACGGTGGTCACTGCGTTGGTGTCAGGGGTGGTACTAGTGCTGCTGAAGCTGCTCAGCGACAAGCTGCACCGATACCTGCCCATGCCGATCCCTGGGGAGCTGCTCACG ctcatcGGGGCCACAGGCATCTCCTATGGCGTGGGCCTGAAGTCTAGATTTGGGGTGGATGTTGTGGGCGACATCCCTGCAGG GCTCGTGCCCCCAgcggcccccagcccccagctgttCGCCAGCCTGGTGGGATATGCCTTCACCATCGCTGTGGTTGGTTTTGCCATTGCCATCTCCCTGGGGAAGATCTTCGCCCTGAGGCACGGCTACCGGGTGGACAGCAACCAG GAGCTGGTGGCTCTCGGCCTCAGTAACCTCATTGGGGGCATCTTCCAGTGCTTCCCCGTGAGCTGCTCCATGTCCCGCAGCCTGGTGCAGGAGGGCTCTGGGGGCAACACACAG GTGGCTGGAGCTGTCTCCTCCCTCTTTATCCTCATTATCATCGTCAAACTTGGGGAGCTCTTCAGAGATCTGCCCAAG gctgtgCTGGCGGCTGCCATTATCGTGAACTTGAAGGGTATGTTGAAGCAGTTCACCGACATTCCTTCCCTCTGGAAGTCAAATCGAATGGATCTG CTCATCTGGCTGGTGACCTTTGTGGCCACCATCTTGCTGAACCTGGACATAGGCCTGGCGATCGCTGTCGTCTTCTCCCTGCTCCTCGTGGTCTTCCGCACGCAGCT GCCCCGCTACTCTGTCTTGGGGCAGGTACCAGACACGGATATTTACCAAGATGTGGCCGAATACTCAGAG gcCAGGGAGGTCCCAGGCGTGAAGGTCTTCCGCTCCTCGGCCACCTTGTACTTCGCTAATGCTGAGCTCTACAGCGACGCGCTGAAGAAGAGG TGTGGTGTGGACGTTGACCACCTCATCTCGAAGAAGAAGAAGTGGCTCAGGAAGCAGGAGCAGAAGCTGAAACGGATGCAGAAGACCCTCCAGAAACAG ACTGCTGCCTCCGAGGGCACTTCTGTTTCCGTCCAAGTCAACACCAACATCAGAGACGTGGAGAGCAACAATGTGGACGACTCCACGGCCAGG CAGGCGAGCGCAGGGAAAGAGCTAGAGGATACAACAAGCAGCGGTCAAGAAGATGCCAAGGCCGCAAACGGGTCCACACTGAAGGCCCTGGGCCTGCCTCAGCCACACTTCCACAGCCTCGTTCTGGACCTGGGCGCCCTCTCCTTCGTGGACACTGTGTGCATCAAGAGCCTGAAGAAC CTCCTGTGGTCTCCCAGCTTGAGGCTGGGCACTTCTTCGATGCATCAGTCACTAAGCAGCATCTCTTTGCTTCTGTCCACGATGCTGTGCTCTTTGCCCTCCAGCACCCGCGGTCCAGCCCTGCCAGCCCTGTTTTG A
- the SLC26A6 gene encoding solute carrier family 26 member 6 isoform X4, producing the protein MELRNRDYHVERPLMNQQQLEELGQRTSATRTYQWRTWFQCSRARARALLFQYLPVLSWLPRYPLRDWLLGDLLAGLSVAIMQLPQGLAYALLAGLPPVFGLYSSFYPVFVYFLFGTSRHISVGTFAVMSVMVGSVTESLAPDENFLQGVNATVDEVARDHFRVQLASTLSVLVGLFQVGLGLVRFGFVVTYLSEPLVRGYTTAASVQVFVSQLKYVFGLQLSSRSGPLSLIYTVLEVCSLLPRSVVGTVVTALVSGVVLVLLKLLSDKLHRYLPMPIPGELLTLIGATGISYGVGLKSRFGVDVVGDIPAGLVPPAAPSPQLFASLVGYAFTIAVVGFAIAISLGKIFALRHGYRVDSNQELVALGLSNLIGGIFQCFPVSCSMSRSLVQEGSGGNTQVAGAVSSLFILIIIVKLGELFRDLPKAVLAAAIIVNLKGMLKQFTDIPSLWKSNRMDLLIWLVTFVATILLNLDIGLAIAVVFSLLLVVFRTQLPRYSVLGQVPDTDIYQDVAEYSEAREVPGVKVFRSSATLYFANAELYSDALKKRCGVDVDHLISKKKKWLRKQEQKLKRMQKTLQKQTAASEGTSVSVQVNTNIRDVESNNVDDSTARVRLEVGEGAAVSCRDPLQGVWFPSRRAQGKS; encoded by the exons ATGGAGCTGAGGAATAGAGACTACCATGTGGAGCGGCCACTGATGAACCAGCAACAGCTGGAGGAGCTGGGGCAACGGACTTCAGCCACCAGGACCTACCAGTGGCGAACCTGGTTTCA GTGCTCCCGTGCTCGGGCCCGAGCCCTTCTGTTCCAGTACCTCCCAGTTTTGTCCTGGCTACCCCGGTATCCCTTGCGTGATTGGCTCCTGGGCGACCTTTTGGCTGGCCTGAGTGTGGCCATTATGCAGCTCCCACAGG GCCTAGCCTATGCCCTCCTGGCTGGACTGCCCCCTGTGTTCGGCCTCTACAGCTCTTTCTATCCTGTCTTTGTCTACTTCCTGTTTGGCACTTCCCGGCACATCTCCGTGG GCACCTTTGCTGTCATGTCTGTGATGGTGGGCAGTGTGACAGAATCCCTGGCCCCGGATGAGAACTTCCTGCAGGGTGTGAATGCCACCGTGGATGAGGTGGCCAGAGACCACTTCCGGGTGCAGCTGGCCTCCACGCTCAGTGTCCTTGTCGGCCTCTTCCAG GTGGGGCTGGGTCTGGTCCGCTTCGGCTTCGTGGTTACCTACCTGTCGGAGCCCCTCGTCCGAGGCTATACCACAGCCGCGTCCGTGCAGGTCTTCGTCTCACAGCTCAAGTATGTGTTTGGCCTCCAGCTGAGCAGCCGCTCTGGGCCGCTGTCCCTCATCTAT ACAGTGCTGGAGGTCTGCTCGCTGCTGCCTCGGAGTGTGGTCGGCACGGTGGTCACTGCGTTGGTGTCAGGGGTGGTACTAGTGCTGCTGAAGCTGCTCAGCGACAAGCTGCACCGATACCTGCCCATGCCGATCCCTGGGGAGCTGCTCACG ctcatcGGGGCCACAGGCATCTCCTATGGCGTGGGCCTGAAGTCTAGATTTGGGGTGGATGTTGTGGGCGACATCCCTGCAGG GCTCGTGCCCCCAgcggcccccagcccccagctgttCGCCAGCCTGGTGGGATATGCCTTCACCATCGCTGTGGTTGGTTTTGCCATTGCCATCTCCCTGGGGAAGATCTTCGCCCTGAGGCACGGCTACCGGGTGGACAGCAACCAG GAGCTGGTGGCTCTCGGCCTCAGTAACCTCATTGGGGGCATCTTCCAGTGCTTCCCCGTGAGCTGCTCCATGTCCCGCAGCCTGGTGCAGGAGGGCTCTGGGGGCAACACACAG GTGGCTGGAGCTGTCTCCTCCCTCTTTATCCTCATTATCATCGTCAAACTTGGGGAGCTCTTCAGAGATCTGCCCAAG gctgtgCTGGCGGCTGCCATTATCGTGAACTTGAAGGGTATGTTGAAGCAGTTCACCGACATTCCTTCCCTCTGGAAGTCAAATCGAATGGATCTG CTCATCTGGCTGGTGACCTTTGTGGCCACCATCTTGCTGAACCTGGACATAGGCCTGGCGATCGCTGTCGTCTTCTCCCTGCTCCTCGTGGTCTTCCGCACGCAGCT GCCCCGCTACTCTGTCTTGGGGCAGGTACCAGACACGGATATTTACCAAGATGTGGCCGAATACTCAGAG gcCAGGGAGGTCCCAGGCGTGAAGGTCTTCCGCTCCTCGGCCACCTTGTACTTCGCTAATGCTGAGCTCTACAGCGACGCGCTGAAGAAGAGG TGTGGTGTGGACGTTGACCACCTCATCTCGAAGAAGAAGAAGTGGCTCAGGAAGCAGGAGCAGAAGCTGAAACGGATGCAGAAGACCCTCCAGAAACAG ACTGCTGCCTCCGAGGGCACTTCTGTTTCCGTCCAAGTCAACACCAACATCAGAGACGTGGAGAGCAACAATGTGGACGACTCCACGGCCAGGGTgaggctggaggtgggagagggggcagCCGTGAGCTGCAGAGAT CCTTTGCAGGGTGTCTGGTTTCCTAGCAGGCGAGCGCAGGGAAAGAGCTAG
- the TMEM89 gene encoding transmembrane protein 89 — translation MDPAGTHSSLLGEGCLPVARHPDSIWAFGAAMLLAPSFLLLLLLLAMPAPSQAWSRPLWYQVGLDLQPWGCQPNSLEGCGGSLGCAGHWMGLGMNRLYPVAGVTITTTMMLMMGRAVLQRRRSQATKSEHPQVTTNPSGPWKRRTHISDRALLLGVLHMLDSLLVHIEGHLQRISTQQKTPIKGISAQSG, via the exons ATGGATCCTGCTGGAACCCACAGCTcactgctgggggaggggtgtttgCCCGTTGCCAGGCACCCAGATTCTATCTGGGCATTTGGCGCCGCCATGCTGCTCGCACCATCCTTCCTGCTACTGCTGCTACTGCTGGCCATGCCAGCTCCCTCCCAGGCCTGGTCTCGGCCCCTGTGGTACCAGGTGGGGCTGGACCTTCAGCCCTGGGGATGCCAGCCCAACAGCCTGGAAGGTTGCGGGGGCAGCCTGGGCTGTGCCGGCCACTGGATGGGCCTGGGGATGAACCGCCTCTACCCCGTGGCTGgggtcaccatcaccaccaccatgatGCTGATGATGGGCCGCGCAGTGCTGCAGCGGCGGCGCTCCCAGGCCACCAAGTCCGAG CATCCGCAGGTGACCACTAACCCGAGTGGACCCTGGAAACGGCGGACCCACATCTCAGACCGCGCCCTGCTCCTTGGGGTCCTGCACATGCTGGATTCCCTCCTGGTCCATATTGAGGGCCACCTGCAGCGTATATCCACCCAACAGAAGACCCCAATAAAGGGGATATCTGCCCAGAGTGGGTGA